A stretch of the Planctomicrobium piriforme genome encodes the following:
- a CDS encoding serine/threonine protein kinase: MSRPFGPYDIVEELGRGAMGVVFLAVHRSLQRECALKTIALKLKDPPVAERFIREGQAVARLGKHPNIVQVFDAGIVDGTPYIAMEFVEGETLESLSARSGPFIEPELIEIGSKLALALDHAHRRGIVHRDVKPANIIIDLNGEPQLLDFGISKDLNASTAPREEFVSPKAATSRTDDSEIAADETGTATVVLSSGNPSPNLDEGIQGTPAFMAPEQADPRRGPVNACSDVYALATTLYVLATARRPFEAATITDLLVRIVTEQPAPLHHFVEISPDLEAVILKALEKEPHDRYQTALEFADDLSRVTMGLPTHARKLGKLGWLWRRFRAYSKFIVIAAAFLVFTGIISTYFLLRSREIQVLWDDIAERTARASAQEVRSLLDPALPMLEECAALAEMGLLPVNDPELLAQHFVARFRYQKKLSWLSYGDAQGRFTGVWRNPSGRIVIQRSWIDAQGGHIREEFADGDHERLRWSDDWKYDPRTRPFYELAAAARVPIWTKPYEWFGGEGLGITSALAWREAGAEHVRGVFTADYHLSSLADFLANLKVGKHGQTYLLGRGGALLASPERGATAPDALLSTAMQRAETALPGGISGLTVDEPVSFSFQHTGRPYIAALEAFQPAAGLPIVTVVLVPEDDVTGPTKAAAVRTVNIGIGIAVLAVLATLLAGLFQKRRLIKQLKQRRRELREPPTSSSTIRQSPASAVFEETQVTQGDS, from the coding sequence ATGAGCCGTCCATTCGGACCTTACGACATCGTTGAGGAACTCGGCCGCGGCGCCATGGGAGTGGTCTTCCTCGCCGTGCATCGGAGCCTGCAGCGGGAGTGTGCGCTCAAGACGATTGCCTTGAAGCTCAAAGACCCCCCCGTCGCCGAGCGTTTTATCCGCGAAGGTCAGGCGGTGGCCCGGCTGGGCAAGCATCCCAACATTGTGCAGGTGTTCGACGCGGGCATTGTGGATGGAACGCCCTATATCGCGATGGAGTTCGTGGAAGGGGAGACGCTGGAGTCGCTCTCTGCCCGCAGCGGGCCGTTTATCGAACCTGAGCTCATTGAAATTGGCAGCAAACTTGCCCTCGCGCTGGACCATGCCCATCGACGCGGCATCGTCCACCGTGACGTCAAGCCTGCCAATATTATCATCGACCTCAACGGCGAGCCGCAGCTTCTGGACTTCGGGATCTCCAAGGATCTGAATGCGTCCACTGCTCCGCGCGAAGAATTCGTCTCTCCCAAGGCAGCCACCAGCCGAACAGACGACTCGGAGATCGCGGCCGATGAGACCGGCACGGCGACCGTGGTCTTAAGCAGCGGCAACCCGTCGCCGAACCTCGACGAAGGGATTCAGGGAACCCCTGCGTTCATGGCCCCGGAACAGGCCGACCCGCGTCGCGGACCGGTCAACGCCTGCAGCGACGTCTATGCCCTGGCAACGACGCTTTATGTACTCGCGACGGCCCGTCGGCCGTTCGAAGCGGCCACGATTACCGACCTGCTGGTCCGGATCGTGACGGAACAACCCGCCCCGCTGCATCACTTCGTCGAGATCAGTCCCGACCTGGAAGCGGTCATTCTCAAGGCGCTCGAAAAGGAGCCGCACGACCGCTACCAGACGGCGCTGGAATTCGCCGACGACCTGTCGCGCGTGACGATGGGCCTGCCGACGCACGCCAGAAAACTTGGGAAACTGGGATGGCTCTGGAGGCGGTTTCGCGCGTACTCGAAATTCATCGTCATCGCTGCGGCATTTCTGGTCTTCACAGGCATCATCTCCACTTATTTCCTGCTTCGCTCGCGAGAGATTCAGGTGCTCTGGGATGACATCGCCGAACGCACGGCCCGCGCCAGCGCACAGGAAGTCCGCTCGCTGCTCGACCCGGCCCTGCCGATGCTGGAAGAATGTGCGGCGCTGGCCGAGATGGGACTGCTGCCGGTCAATGATCCGGAACTGCTGGCGCAGCATTTTGTCGCCCGCTTTCGCTATCAGAAAAAGCTCTCCTGGCTCTCCTACGGCGATGCGCAGGGTCGCTTCACCGGCGTGTGGCGAAATCCGTCCGGGCGCATCGTCATTCAGCGTTCCTGGATCGATGCACAAGGAGGACATATTCGTGAAGAGTTTGCCGACGGCGATCACGAGCGGCTGCGATGGAGCGATGACTGGAAGTACGATCCGCGGACTCGACCGTTCTACGAGTTGGCCGCTGCCGCGAGAGTTCCCATCTGGACGAAGCCGTACGAATGGTTTGGCGGAGAAGGCTTGGGGATCACCTCCGCCCTGGCCTGGCGGGAAGCGGGAGCTGAGCATGTACGCGGCGTCTTCACGGCGGACTATCACCTGAGTTCTCTGGCAGACTTTCTGGCGAATCTGAAAGTCGGCAAGCATGGTCAGACGTATCTGCTGGGACGGGGCGGCGCATTGCTGGCGTCGCCTGAACGGGGCGCGACCGCTCCGGATGCCCTGCTCTCGACGGCGATGCAGCGCGCGGAGACCGCGCTGCCCGGCGGGATCTCAGGCTTGACCGTCGATGAACCGGTCTCGTTTTCGTTTCAGCATACCGGACGCCCTTACATTGCCGCGCTGGAGGCGTTTCAACCTGCGGCAGGCTTGCCGATTGTGACCGTGGTTCTGGTCCCTGAAGACGACGTCACCGGCCCCACCAAAGCGGCCGCAGTTCGTACGGTGAACATCGGCATCGGGATCGCAGTGCTGGCGGTGCTCGCCACACTGCTGGCGGGCTTGTTCCAGAAACGGAGACTCATCAAGCAGCTCAAGCAACGTCGACGCGAACTTCGAGAGCCTCCGACGAGTTCATCCACCATCAGGCAGTCGCCTGCGTCTGCGGTCTTTGAGGAGACGCAGGTCACGCAGGGCGATTCCTGA
- a CDS encoding response regulator transcription factor yields the protein MPPTVFVVDDDDDLRESLIALLWALGHSAMAFASSEEFLSYYDDQPGCLVLDIQMPGQNGIELYEELLLKGKRIPVIFITAHATISTAVAALRTGAIDFLEKPFERQILADRIDRALQADANWRASEARYRSLDQAIRDLNANDRETLEMVIRGETNKAMAAKLLITERAIELRRQRLMKRLNVRTVPELLELTVTHRVLAEVRNLNQQRPFPGS from the coding sequence ATGCCGCCGACTGTGTTTGTGGTAGACGACGATGACGACCTGCGCGAGTCGCTGATCGCACTCTTGTGGGCACTGGGGCACTCCGCAATGGCGTTTGCTTCTTCGGAGGAGTTTCTCTCTTACTACGACGACCAGCCAGGCTGCCTGGTGCTGGACATTCAGATGCCCGGCCAGAATGGCATCGAGCTCTACGAAGAGCTGCTGCTCAAAGGGAAACGCATTCCGGTCATTTTCATCACCGCGCATGCGACGATCAGCACGGCAGTGGCGGCGCTGCGGACTGGCGCCATCGACTTTCTCGAGAAGCCGTTCGAGCGGCAGATTTTGGCGGATCGGATCGACCGCGCCTTGCAGGCCGATGCAAACTGGCGGGCCAGCGAAGCCCGTTATCGCAGCCTGGATCAGGCGATCCGCGACCTGAATGCGAATGATCGGGAAACGCTGGAGATGGTCATACGGGGCGAGACGAACAAGGCGATGGCCGCGAAGCTTCTTATCACCGAAAGAGCCATTGAACTGCGGCGTCAGCGACTCATGAAACGCTTGAATGTCCGCACTGTTCCGGAACTCCTGGAACTGACGGTCACGCACCGCGTGCTGGCCGAAGTTCGCAATCTCAACCAGCAGCGGCCGTTTCCCGGTTCGTGA
- a CDS encoding type IV pili methyl-accepting chemotaxis transducer N-terminal domain-containing protein, whose product MSVETEKLVQGLGRRYLGVLALVAALLLVDQAVLQPLLIRLNGFGPVINLAGRQRMLSQRMTKDMLAIARERDAAAHWVAELKESLANWEAVHQGLQSGNAQLQLPGTKNGAIQVQFKKIEPHFTAMKTAVEQELSKDNSDAAALAIMLEHEPHYLNIMDAIVRLFETEAQAQVRSLRLLGLAAILAVLGLMAGLWQIVIKPATDLIRAQMARLTASEERFRLLIERMHDGLAVFTSDGKIRYVNNRFAEILQRDRVDLLDASIQNFTSGKHLQNFLQHLSGVWRMTDSAWELGWELPDHRECVTLAAFGRTQGDTGNEQLSFLIITDITELKSAERELRDARDDLERRVAIRTQELTESNQALAREVAERQSVEERNKQLQSELAHAARVTALGQFATGLAHEINQPLGAITNFAEVLNLTLEQPSPSSDVLKQTAGRIRDAALRAGQIVGRMRNFLKPKPAQRTAVSFNQLVEEVLEICSVEIRMQRVVVENHLSQSAGVQVCVDPIQIQQVLVNLLHNAAQAMSSNTTPRQLRLQSRLQNGEVLIDVEDSGAGFPADMLQSEIVSFRSTKAEGLGMGLAISQSLIAAHQGQFWIQNLQPTGARVGFSLPIAETVS is encoded by the coding sequence ATGAGTGTTGAAACTGAAAAACTCGTACAGGGACTGGGTCGCCGCTATCTCGGCGTCCTGGCGCTCGTCGCCGCGCTGCTGCTGGTCGATCAGGCGGTCTTGCAGCCGCTGCTGATCCGCCTGAATGGCTTCGGACCGGTCATCAATCTCGCAGGCCGCCAACGCATGCTCAGTCAACGCATGACGAAAGATATGCTGGCGATCGCACGCGAGCGCGATGCCGCCGCACATTGGGTGGCTGAATTAAAAGAGTCGCTTGCCAACTGGGAGGCCGTTCACCAGGGACTTCAATCCGGGAACGCACAACTGCAGTTGCCCGGCACGAAGAATGGGGCGATACAGGTTCAATTCAAAAAGATCGAACCGCATTTCACCGCCATGAAAACGGCCGTCGAACAAGAACTCTCCAAGGACAACTCAGATGCCGCTGCGCTCGCGATCATGCTCGAACATGAGCCGCACTATTTGAACATCATGGACGCCATCGTCAGGCTCTTTGAAACAGAGGCGCAGGCCCAGGTGCGGTCGTTGCGGCTGCTGGGTCTGGCTGCGATTCTGGCGGTTCTGGGTTTGATGGCCGGACTCTGGCAGATCGTGATCAAACCGGCGACCGATCTCATTCGCGCGCAGATGGCGCGATTGACCGCCAGTGAAGAACGGTTTCGTCTGCTGATTGAACGCATGCATGACGGACTCGCGGTCTTCACGTCCGATGGGAAGATTCGCTATGTCAACAACCGCTTCGCGGAGATTCTCCAGAGAGATCGCGTCGACCTGCTCGATGCATCCATACAGAACTTCACCTCCGGCAAGCATCTGCAGAATTTTCTGCAGCATCTCAGCGGCGTCTGGCGAATGACGGATTCCGCCTGGGAACTGGGATGGGAATTGCCTGATCATCGCGAATGCGTCACGCTGGCGGCCTTCGGACGGACGCAGGGCGATACCGGTAACGAGCAACTGTCGTTTCTCATTATCACCGACATCACCGAACTTAAATCTGCCGAGCGCGAATTGCGTGATGCTCGTGATGACCTGGAGCGCCGCGTGGCGATTCGCACCCAGGAACTGACGGAGAGCAATCAAGCCCTTGCGCGCGAGGTGGCCGAGCGCCAGTCGGTCGAGGAACGCAACAAGCAACTACAGTCGGAACTCGCACATGCTGCCCGGGTGACCGCCCTGGGGCAATTCGCCACCGGACTGGCCCATGAAATCAATCAGCCGCTGGGGGCAATCACCAATTTCGCGGAAGTCCTCAACCTGACGCTGGAGCAACCGTCCCCTTCCTCCGACGTTTTGAAGCAGACAGCAGGCCGCATCCGGGATGCGGCCCTGCGCGCAGGCCAGATCGTTGGCCGCATGCGGAACTTTCTCAAGCCCAAGCCTGCTCAACGCACTGCAGTGTCCTTCAATCAGCTTGTCGAAGAAGTGCTGGAGATCTGCTCAGTCGAGATCCGAATGCAGCGAGTTGTTGTCGAGAACCACTTGTCGCAGTCGGCGGGCGTTCAGGTCTGCGTCGATCCAATTCAGATTCAACAAGTGCTGGTCAATCTGCTGCATAATGCCGCGCAAGCGATGTCCAGCAACACGACCCCGAGGCAGTTGAGATTGCAGTCGCGGCTGCAGAATGGAGAAGTTCTTATTGACGTTGAGGACTCCGGCGCAGGCTTTCCGGCCGACATGCTGCAGTCGGAAATTGTTTCCTTCCGTTCGACAAAAGCAGAAGGCCTCGGGATGGGTCTGGCGATCAGTCAATCGCTGATTGCCGCCCATCAGGGCCAGTTCTGGATTCAGAATCTTCAGCCGACCGGCGCTCGCGTCGGCTTTTCGTTGCCCATTGCTGAAACGGTGAGTTGA
- a CDS encoding MFS transporter: MHASGPATRIRLFDFNSPQMRAFHMSWFAFFLCFFAWFGIAPLMGIVRAELHLTKDQVGWCIIGSVAITVFARLFIGWLCDRIGPRLAYTGLLLIGSIPVMGIAFAHDYTTFLLFRIAIGVIGASFVITQYHTSLMFAPNCVGTANATTAGWGNLGGGVTQMVMPLLFGFLVTTMGFSSAISWRLSMVLAGIVCALTGIAYYFLVQDTPQGNFHELRRTGQMPGRKQVKGSFLAACRDYRVWALFVLYGCCFGMELTLDNIAALYFVDYFDELKNMDSVAALRTAGFVAGLFGAMNLFARALGGLIGDRFGARWGLHGRARWLFVAVFCEGLALMLFSQARTLAVAVPTMLLLGLFVKMSNGATYSVVPFINRKALGSVSGIVGAGGNVGAVLAGFLFKSSAINWPTALLVLGVCITFASFSAFFVRFSPAMEAEALEATNAAVAERHSIQELAPAS, encoded by the coding sequence ATGCACGCATCAGGTCCCGCCACGCGGATTCGTCTCTTCGATTTCAACTCTCCGCAGATGCGGGCGTTCCACATGTCGTGGTTCGCATTCTTTCTGTGTTTCTTTGCCTGGTTCGGCATTGCCCCGTTGATGGGGATTGTCCGTGCGGAATTGCATTTGACCAAAGACCAGGTGGGCTGGTGCATCATCGGCTCGGTCGCCATCACCGTATTCGCCCGGCTGTTCATCGGGTGGTTGTGCGACAGAATCGGCCCCCGCCTGGCCTATACAGGGCTGCTGCTGATCGGATCGATCCCTGTGATGGGCATCGCCTTCGCTCACGATTACACGACGTTCCTTCTGTTCCGTATCGCAATCGGCGTGATCGGGGCATCGTTCGTCATTACTCAGTATCACACCTCGTTGATGTTTGCTCCCAACTGCGTCGGCACGGCCAATGCCACCACGGCAGGCTGGGGAAACCTGGGCGGCGGCGTGACGCAGATGGTGATGCCGCTGCTCTTCGGGTTTCTCGTCACGACGATGGGCTTTTCGTCGGCGATCAGTTGGCGACTGTCGATGGTCCTGGCGGGCATCGTCTGTGCATTGACCGGCATTGCCTACTACTTTCTGGTGCAGGATACGCCGCAGGGGAATTTTCACGAGCTGCGACGAACCGGCCAGATGCCCGGTCGGAAGCAGGTAAAGGGCTCATTTCTGGCTGCGTGCCGCGATTACCGCGTCTGGGCGCTTTTTGTGCTCTACGGCTGCTGCTTCGGCATGGAACTGACGCTCGACAACATCGCCGCGCTCTACTTCGTGGATTACTTCGATGAATTGAAGAACATGGATTCCGTCGCCGCACTCCGAACCGCCGGCTTCGTCGCCGGATTGTTCGGCGCCATGAATCTGTTTGCCAGGGCACTGGGGGGTCTGATTGGAGATCGCTTTGGAGCGAGATGGGGACTACATGGTCGGGCTCGCTGGCTGTTCGTGGCTGTCTTCTGCGAAGGGCTGGCTCTAATGCTCTTCTCACAGGCCAGGACGCTGGCAGTCGCCGTCCCGACGATGCTGCTGCTTGGTCTGTTCGTCAAAATGTCGAACGGAGCGACCTACTCAGTGGTGCCCTTTATCAATCGCAAGGCATTAGGCTCGGTGTCGGGAATTGTGGGTGCAGGCGGAAACGTGGGAGCCGTTTTGGCTGGCTTCCTGTTCAAAAGTTCGGCCATCAACTGGCCGACCGCGCTGCTGGTTCTCGGAGTGTGTATTACGTTCGCTTCGTTCTCGGCATTCTTCGTGCGGTTCTCACCTGCGATGGAAGCCGAAGCTCTGGAAGCGACGAACGCCGCTGTGGCCGAACGTCACTCCATCCAGGAACTGGCGCCGGCAAGCTAG
- a CDS encoding DmsC/YnfH family molybdoenzyme membrane anchor subunit: protein MTTKSRPLTLQDCCDGTLQVGPSGDSDGFSLITELLADQHELSAVDVFSRVHESGELPDQARYYSRLLPASRPGPGQQYAFEVDLDRCSGCKACVAGCHALNGLDEKETWRDVGLLIGGTPLLPVMQHVTTACHHCIEPACLSACPVDAYEKDSVTGIVRHLDDQCFGCQYCTLACPYDVPKYHKKKGIVRKCDMCSNRLSQGEAPACVQACPHEAIAIRVVDIAVVKENAEADNFLPAAPEPHLTLPTTTYKTKRVFPRNMLPADYYSISPQHPHWPLIIMLVLTQLSVGAFATICFLESSLDAALSTVLRPYQATAAFLLGQLALAASTCHLGRPLYAFRGIIGLRHSWLSREILVFGMFAGLSFPFAVLCWVVSIPGLNLGVWHERLVAMISPLGLAVTAVGGLGVFCSAMIYVFTKRELWNFERTILRFALTSIVMGLATSWLSLVIMQHFSEPTVAARVSEQLAEPLARMLMAAMACKLLFDATILRHLLDFRNAPLKRSALLIVGPLRRISFSRVVAGVVGGILIPAVVLQQLSHGPAWTASPGGELSILTMWLACLSGELLERYLFFAAVSSPRMPGGVRQ from the coding sequence ATGACAACGAAATCGCGACCACTGACGCTGCAGGACTGCTGCGACGGCACCCTCCAGGTCGGCCCCAGCGGCGACTCAGACGGCTTTTCGCTGATTACCGAACTACTTGCGGATCAGCATGAGTTGTCTGCAGTGGACGTGTTCTCTCGCGTCCATGAATCAGGCGAGTTGCCGGATCAGGCCCGTTACTACTCGCGACTACTGCCTGCATCCCGGCCCGGTCCCGGCCAGCAATACGCGTTTGAAGTGGATCTGGATCGCTGCTCCGGTTGCAAGGCGTGTGTCGCCGGCTGCCATGCACTGAATGGTCTCGATGAAAAAGAGACTTGGCGCGACGTGGGACTGCTGATTGGGGGGACGCCGCTCCTCCCGGTGATGCAGCATGTCACGACTGCCTGCCATCACTGCATCGAACCCGCCTGTCTGAGCGCCTGTCCTGTTGATGCTTACGAAAAAGACTCCGTCACCGGGATTGTCCGCCATCTCGACGACCAGTGCTTTGGCTGTCAGTACTGCACCCTGGCCTGTCCTTACGATGTCCCGAAGTATCACAAGAAAAAAGGAATTGTTCGCAAGTGCGACATGTGTTCCAACCGGCTTTCACAAGGAGAAGCGCCGGCCTGCGTGCAAGCCTGTCCGCACGAGGCGATCGCGATTCGCGTCGTTGATATCGCGGTCGTGAAAGAGAATGCCGAAGCCGACAACTTCCTGCCCGCCGCGCCGGAACCGCACCTCACGCTGCCGACGACCACCTACAAGACAAAGCGCGTTTTTCCGCGAAACATGTTGCCAGCGGATTACTATTCCATCAGCCCGCAGCACCCGCACTGGCCCTTGATCATCATGCTGGTGCTGACGCAGCTTTCGGTCGGTGCATTCGCGACGATCTGCTTTCTGGAAAGTTCGCTCGACGCCGCTCTGTCGACCGTTCTGCGACCCTACCAGGCGACGGCCGCGTTCCTGCTTGGGCAACTGGCCCTGGCCGCCAGCACCTGTCACCTGGGCCGCCCGCTGTATGCGTTCCGCGGCATCATCGGCCTCCGCCATTCGTGGCTGAGTCGTGAGATTCTCGTCTTTGGAATGTTCGCAGGTCTTTCATTTCCCTTCGCCGTGCTGTGCTGGGTCGTCTCCATTCCCGGCTTGAACCTGGGGGTCTGGCACGAGCGTCTCGTCGCGATGATTTCTCCGCTCGGATTGGCGGTGACGGCGGTGGGCGGATTGGGAGTCTTCTGCTCGGCGATGATCTATGTGTTCACGAAACGTGAGCTCTGGAATTTCGAACGAACGATTCTGCGATTCGCCCTGACAAGCATCGTCATGGGTCTGGCGACCAGTTGGCTCTCGCTCGTGATCATGCAGCATTTCAGCGAGCCGACCGTGGCGGCTCGGGTGTCGGAACAACTTGCCGAGCCGCTGGCACGCATGCTGATGGCGGCGATGGCCTGCAAGCTGTTGTTTGACGCGACCATTCTTCGCCACCTGCTGGACTTTCGTAACGCTCCGCTCAAACGTTCTGCGCTGTTGATCGTCGGACCGCTGAGAAGAATTTCGTTCTCGCGCGTCGTCGCAGGCGTGGTCGGTGGAATCTTGATCCCTGCCGTCGTCCTGCAACAGCTTTCACATGGCCCAGCCTGGACGGCCTCGCCCGGCGGCGAACTGAGCATCCTCACGATGTGGCTGGCCTGCCTGAGCGGTGAACTGCTGGAACGCTACCTTTTCTTTGCAGCGGTCTCTTCGCCCCGGATGCCCGGAGGAGTACGACAATGA
- a CDS encoding molybdopterin oxidoreductase family protein — translation MSHYLDILTSLPGLSILRQRDGHLTRELLQEPGGFGLGQIPARLKPEATTNMVCGFCSTGCGLKIHLRAGEAIGLSPQTSYPVNLGMACPKGWEALTVLDAPDRATTPLLRNASGQLEPVSWETAMQQFVGRMKSIQKEHGPHSVAFLSTGQIPTEEMALLGSLAKFGMGMLHGDGNTRQCMATAAVAYKQSFGFDAPPYTYADFEESDALVFVGSNPCIAHPIMWERVMRNRRSPEIIVIDPRMTETAMYASQHLAIKPKSDQSLLYGVARILIENGWLDESFIAASTEGFEEFARYVAAFDLPRVVSDTGLKPEQIERFAETIHQRKRASFWWTMGVNQSYQGTRTAQAIINLALMTGNIGKPGTGANSITGQCNAMGSRLFSNTTGLLGGRDFTKPEHRQQIADVLEIDAARIPTENSWAYHEIMEGILKGKIKGLWVICTNTAHSWINQNLAREMLDRLDFLVVQDMYHTTETARLAHLVLPAAGWGEKEGTFINSERRFGVIKKVRKAPGQALADFHIFKLIAHYWGCGDMFSMWTSPAAVFEIIKECSRGMPCDFTGMQDYGWLDAQGGVQWPCPSELEAPAQERRLFEDGKFFRENGKAMFYFEEPRPLSEPTNDGYPFILLTGRGTASQWHTQTRTGKSAVLRKLYPEKPFVEINPADARTLGLVQNEWITIESQRGRMLAMALFTPAVQPGQLFIPMHYEGTNQLTDAVFDPYSKQPSYKACAVRVTRGH, via the coding sequence ATGAGTCATTATCTGGACATCCTGACGAGCCTCCCTGGGCTGTCGATTCTGCGGCAACGAGATGGGCATCTGACCCGAGAATTGCTGCAGGAACCTGGCGGGTTTGGCCTGGGGCAGATCCCCGCCCGACTCAAGCCGGAAGCGACGACCAACATGGTCTGCGGTTTCTGCTCCACCGGCTGCGGGCTGAAAATCCACCTTCGGGCAGGGGAAGCGATCGGCCTGTCTCCGCAGACCAGTTATCCGGTCAATCTGGGGATGGCCTGTCCCAAAGGCTGGGAAGCCCTGACCGTGCTGGATGCCCCGGATCGAGCTACGACACCGCTACTACGAAATGCTTCCGGCCAACTGGAGCCAGTGTCATGGGAAACCGCGATGCAACAATTCGTGGGTCGGATGAAGTCCATTCAGAAAGAGCATGGACCGCATTCCGTCGCGTTTCTCAGCACCGGTCAGATCCCTACTGAAGAAATGGCGCTGCTTGGTTCGCTCGCCAAGTTTGGCATGGGCATGCTGCACGGCGACGGGAACACCCGCCAGTGCATGGCGACGGCGGCGGTGGCTTACAAGCAGAGCTTTGGTTTTGACGCCCCTCCCTATACCTATGCCGATTTTGAAGAGTCGGACGCACTGGTCTTCGTCGGCAGCAATCCCTGCATCGCCCATCCCATCATGTGGGAACGGGTGATGCGGAACCGTCGGTCGCCAGAGATCATCGTCATCGATCCGCGGATGACCGAGACCGCGATGTATGCCTCGCAGCATCTGGCCATCAAGCCGAAGTCCGACCAGTCGCTGCTGTATGGCGTCGCGCGGATTCTGATCGAAAACGGCTGGCTCGACGAATCTTTTATCGCGGCATCAACGGAGGGCTTCGAAGAGTTCGCCCGTTACGTCGCGGCCTTCGATCTCCCGCGTGTCGTTTCTGACACGGGATTGAAGCCGGAGCAAATCGAACGCTTCGCTGAAACGATTCACCAGCGGAAGCGCGCGTCGTTCTGGTGGACGATGGGCGTCAATCAGAGCTATCAGGGAACCCGAACGGCTCAGGCGATCATCAACCTTGCGTTGATGACCGGCAACATCGGCAAGCCAGGCACCGGCGCCAATTCGATCACCGGACAGTGCAATGCGATGGGCTCGCGACTGTTCAGCAATACGACCGGCCTGCTGGGAGGACGCGATTTCACGAAGCCGGAACATCGGCAGCAGATTGCCGACGTACTCGAGATCGACGCGGCCAGAATTCCCACAGAAAACAGTTGGGCCTACCACGAGATCATGGAAGGCATCCTCAAAGGTAAGATCAAGGGGCTGTGGGTGATCTGCACCAACACGGCCCATTCCTGGATCAATCAGAATCTCGCCCGTGAAATGCTGGACCGGCTCGACTTCCTGGTCGTGCAGGACATGTATCACACCACCGAGACGGCGCGCCTTGCCCATCTGGTGTTGCCAGCCGCAGGCTGGGGAGAAAAAGAAGGAACGTTCATCAACTCCGAACGACGGTTTGGAGTCATCAAGAAAGTGCGTAAAGCCCCCGGTCAGGCACTCGCCGATTTTCACATCTTCAAATTGATCGCGCACTACTGGGGCTGCGGGGACATGTTCTCGATGTGGACGAGCCCCGCCGCCGTCTTCGAGATCATCAAAGAATGCTCGCGAGGAATGCCCTGTGATTTCACCGGCATGCAGGACTACGGCTGGCTGGACGCACAAGGCGGGGTGCAGTGGCCCTGTCCAAGTGAATTGGAAGCTCCCGCTCAGGAACGGCGTCTCTTCGAAGACGGCAAGTTCTTCCGTGAGAACGGCAAAGCGATGTTCTATTTCGAAGAGCCGCGGCCGTTGTCAGAACCGACCAACGACGGCTATCCGTTCATTCTGCTCACCGGCCGCGGGACTGCTTCGCAGTGGCATACTCAGACTCGAACCGGAAAATCGGCCGTGCTGAGAAAGCTGTATCCCGAGAAACCGTTCGTCGAAATCAATCCCGCGGATGCCCGTACTCTGGGATTGGTCCAGAACGAATGGATCACGATCGAATCACAGCGGGGCCGGATGCTGGCGATGGCTCTCTTCACGCCGGCCGTTCAGCCGGGCCAGTTATTCATTCCCATGCATTACGAAGGGACGAACCAGCTCACTGATGCCGTATTCGATCCCTATTCGAAGCAACCGTCTTACAAGGCCTGCGCCGTCCGCGTCACTCGCGGCCACTGA